Proteins from one Deinococcus sp. AB2017081 genomic window:
- a CDS encoding cupin domain-containing protein has protein sequence MISPATSPHYIWADVCDGWKLVDTPGLNVIQERMPTGTQEVRHQHSRVRQFFYVLRGELTLDVDGAAQVIPAGSGLEVQPGQVHQARNESGADVEFLVISDGISRDDRVEVTG, from the coding sequence ATGATCTCCCCCGCCACCTCCCCCCATTACATCTGGGCTGACGTCTGTGACGGCTGGAAGCTCGTGGACACGCCGGGCCTGAATGTCATTCAGGAGCGGATGCCCACGGGCACGCAGGAAGTCCGGCATCAGCACTCGCGGGTGCGGCAGTTCTTCTACGTGCTGCGCGGCGAGTTGACGCTCGACGTGGACGGCGCGGCGCAGGTCATCCCGGCCGGAAGCGGTCTGGAAGTCCAGCCGGGGCAGGTGCACCAGGCCCGGAACGAGAGCGGGGCGGACGTGGAGTTCCTCGTCATCAGCGACGGGATTTCACGGGACGACCGGGTGGAGGTGACGGGATGA
- a CDS encoding TMEM175 family protein, with translation MTKSRMEAFSDGVLAIIITIMVLELHVPEGHGWSELGALWPKVAAYVISFVYVGIYWNNHHHLMHTVRRVTGGILWANLHLLFWLSLFPFVSGWAGESHFAREPMTAYGVVALMAALAYTILVRTIIGAGEQNHLLADAIGTDAKGNFSLVAYVVAIMAPLLGAWGVWASGVALVAVALVWLIPDRRIERVLDATPHP, from the coding sequence ATGACGAAATCGCGCATGGAAGCATTCAGCGACGGAGTCCTGGCCATCATCATCACCATCATGGTGCTGGAACTGCACGTCCCGGAGGGCCACGGGTGGTCGGAACTGGGCGCGCTGTGGCCGAAGGTGGCGGCGTATGTGATCAGCTTCGTGTACGTGGGCATCTACTGGAACAACCACCACCACCTGATGCACACCGTGCGGCGCGTGACCGGCGGGATCCTGTGGGCGAACCTGCACCTGCTGTTCTGGCTGTCGCTGTTCCCGTTCGTGTCCGGGTGGGCCGGCGAGTCGCACTTCGCGCGGGAACCCATGACCGCGTACGGCGTGGTCGCGCTGATGGCCGCGCTCGCGTACACCATTCTGGTGCGCACGATCATCGGCGCGGGCGAGCAGAACCACCTGCTCGCCGACGCCATCGGCACCGACGCGAAGGGGAACTTCTCGCTCGTCGCGTACGTGGTCGCCATCATGGCCCCACTGCTGGGCGCGTGGGGCGTATGGGCGTCCGGCGTGGCCCTGGTCGCCGTGGCGCTCGTGTGGCTCATCCCGGATCGCCGCATCGAGCGCGTGCTGGACGCCACCCCGCACCCCTGA
- a CDS encoding SDR family oxidoreductase, with product MSDDHTPPSPTDTPDTSTRRRVLGKIGTGLAATFASPALALQGGAVTPSVSTRQPAQSIKRDPLTQYPRPPFPKQTQPWPGLASKMTPVPDHGEKTYQGSGRLTGRKALITGGDSGIGRAVAIAYAREGADVAINYLPAEESDAQEVVALIRAAGRKAVAIPGDLRSEAFCQSLVAQAVRELGGLDIVVSNAARQHQVPSILDLTTELFDWTMKTNLYAMFWIVKAAIPHFQPGACIIVTASEQAYDPSPNLLDYAQTKAAQVAFTKLLSKQLIPRGIRVNAVAPGPIWTPLQPSGGQDPAKLPQFGASTPMGRAGQPAELAAAYVTLASQESSYATGQVYGVNGGNALP from the coding sequence ATGTCCGACGACCACACCCCGCCCTCCCCTACGGACACCCCCGACACGTCCACCCGCCGCCGCGTGCTCGGCAAGATCGGCACCGGGCTGGCCGCCACCTTCGCCTCCCCGGCCCTGGCGTTGCAGGGCGGCGCGGTCACGCCCAGCGTGAGCACGCGGCAGCCCGCGCAGTCCATCAAGCGCGACCCCCTGACGCAGTACCCGCGCCCGCCCTTCCCGAAACAGACGCAGCCGTGGCCCGGCCTGGCGAGCAAGATGACGCCCGTGCCCGATCACGGCGAGAAGACCTACCAGGGCAGTGGTCGCCTGACCGGCCGCAAGGCCCTGATCACCGGCGGGGACTCGGGCATCGGCCGCGCCGTCGCCATCGCCTACGCGCGGGAGGGCGCAGACGTCGCCATCAACTACCTGCCCGCCGAGGAGAGCGACGCGCAGGAGGTCGTCGCGCTGATCCGGGCGGCCGGACGCAAGGCCGTCGCCATTCCCGGCGACCTCCGCAGCGAGGCGTTCTGCCAGTCGCTCGTCGCGCAGGCGGTGCGGGAACTCGGCGGGCTGGACATCGTGGTGAGCAACGCCGCCCGGCAGCACCAGGTGCCGTCCATCCTCGACCTGACCACCGAACTGTTCGACTGGACGATGAAGACGAACCTGTACGCCATGTTCTGGATCGTGAAGGCTGCCATCCCGCACTTCCAGCCGGGCGCGTGCATCATCGTCACGGCCAGCGAGCAGGCGTACGATCCCTCGCCGAACCTGCTGGACTACGCGCAGACGAAGGCCGCGCAGGTCGCGTTCACGAAGCTGCTGTCCAAGCAGCTCATCCCCCGCGGGATCCGCGTGAACGCCGTCGCGCCCGGCCCCATCTGGACGCCCCTGCAACCCAGCGGCGGCCAGGATCCCGCCAAGCTCCCGCAGTTCGGCGCGAGCACCCCCATGGGCCGCGCCGGGCAGCCGGCCGAACTCGCCGCCGCGTACGTCACGCTGGCGTCGCAGGAGAGCAGCTACGCCACGGGACAGGTCTATGGCGTGAACGGCGGCAACGCCCTGCCCTGA
- a CDS encoding NAD(P)-dependent alcohol dehydrogenase — translation MTSYAQEVEVRTDGSRAQGTPAVGYGTPDKTSPLGPIQFERREPGPTDVSIEILYCGVCHSDLHQVRDEWNNTVWPCIPGHEIVGRVTAVGAEVTRFQVGDLAGVGCMVDSCQECESCKAGEEQYCQNGFLATYNGPFKADGSNTFGGYSDHIVVTEQFVLRIPENLDLKAVAPILCAGVTTYSPMKHWKVGKGTKVGVVALGGLGHMAVQIAAALGAEVTVFTTREDKMADARTLGAKAVVLSTDEDAMKALKGTLEFIIDTIPTRHDVNPYLQTLAHDGQLVLVGALEPLEPANNMYMATQRLGMSGSLIGSLAETQEVLDLCGQHGIVAQAEMIDIQDINKTFERMMNEEIHYRAVIDMASITREQRA, via the coding sequence ATGACGAGCTATGCACAGGAAGTCGAGGTCAGGACAGACGGCAGCAGGGCGCAGGGCACGCCAGCAGTGGGCTACGGGACGCCGGACAAGACGTCTCCGCTGGGGCCGATCCAGTTCGAGCGGCGCGAGCCCGGCCCAACCGACGTGAGCATCGAGATCCTGTACTGCGGGGTGTGTCACTCCGACCTGCATCAGGTGCGCGACGAGTGGAACAACACCGTGTGGCCGTGTATCCCCGGGCACGAGATCGTGGGCCGTGTCACGGCGGTCGGTGCGGAGGTCACGCGCTTCCAGGTGGGCGACCTGGCGGGCGTGGGCTGCATGGTCGACAGCTGCCAGGAGTGCGAGTCCTGCAAGGCCGGCGAGGAACAGTACTGCCAGAACGGTTTCCTCGCCACGTATAACGGCCCCTTCAAGGCCGACGGCAGCAACACCTTCGGCGGGTACTCCGACCACATCGTCGTGACCGAGCAGTTCGTGCTGCGGATTCCCGAGAACCTCGACCTCAAGGCCGTCGCGCCGATCCTGTGCGCGGGCGTGACCACGTACTCGCCCATGAAGCACTGGAAGGTCGGGAAGGGTACGAAGGTCGGCGTGGTGGCGCTGGGCGGCCTGGGCCACATGGCCGTGCAGATCGCCGCAGCGCTGGGCGCAGAGGTCACCGTGTTTACCACCCGCGAGGACAAGATGGCCGATGCCCGCACGCTCGGCGCGAAGGCGGTGGTGCTCTCGACCGACGAGGACGCCATGAAGGCACTGAAGGGCACGCTGGAGTTCATCATCGACACCATCCCCACCAGGCATGACGTCAATCCCTACCTCCAGACGCTGGCGCACGACGGGCAGCTGGTGCTGGTGGGCGCGCTGGAGCCGCTGGAACCGGCCAACAACATGTACATGGCGACCCAGCGCCTGGGGATGTCCGGCTCGCTGATCGGCAGCCTCGCCGAGACGCAGGAGGTGCTCGACCTGTGCGGCCAGCACGGCATCGTGGCGCAGGCCGAGATGATCGACATCCAGGACATCAACAAGACCTTCGAGCGCATGATGAACGAGGAGATCCACTACCGCGCCGTCATCGACATGGCGTCCATCACGCGCGAGCAGCGGGCGTAA
- the sufD gene encoding Fe-S cluster assembly protein SufD: MTQFNDQLALQAGPEWLTSKRQAGLELFSTLDIPTESVEAWKYTRVDVDFTKLRPHGKRDVVSDVSALPQSVQDRLTGTDVGAFLVLDGPDVVYRTELPAELTARGVIFTDLKTAVEQHADKVQQYLYSVVPAEVPDDTTIAAPGTTPSKSPDPSEGKFSALAAALWTNGAFVYVPRGVEVELPLGSFRVMSEAGTYTATRTLVVAEENAQVTFIDEQDSEELPETYAIGAVELVVKDGARVRYVSIQNWGKGVTHIQRQRGDVGRDATLNSLVVTMGGTLSRTEMQSYLRGQGSDSEMLALYFANEDQHFDHYTLQHHAAANAHSDLLYKGVSDDRSVGVFSGMIKVDLGAQKTDAYQKHRTLMLSSEARNFSVPQLEINANDVRCSHGSTTGPVDQEALFFLRSRGIRRELAEKMLVTAFLEDVLTRVPLKSVVEYIEGIIAKKVGAA; this comes from the coding sequence ATGACCCAATTCAACGATCAACTCGCGTTACAGGCCGGCCCGGAGTGGCTGACGAGCAAGCGGCAGGCGGGGCTGGAGCTGTTCAGCACGCTGGACATTCCCACGGAGTCCGTGGAGGCGTGGAAGTACACGCGCGTGGACGTGGACTTCACGAAGCTGCGCCCGCACGGCAAGCGCGACGTGGTGTCCGACGTGTCGGCGCTCCCCCAGAGCGTGCAGGATCGCCTGACGGGCACCGACGTGGGCGCGTTTCTCGTGCTGGACGGCCCGGACGTGGTGTACCGCACCGAGCTTCCGGCGGAACTGACCGCCAGGGGCGTGATCTTCACCGACCTGAAGACGGCGGTGGAGCAGCACGCCGACAAGGTGCAGCAGTACCTGTACTCGGTGGTGCCGGCCGAGGTGCCGGACGACACGACGATCGCCGCGCCGGGCACGACGCCCAGCAAGTCGCCGGATCCCAGCGAGGGCAAGTTCTCGGCGCTGGCGGCGGCGCTGTGGACGAACGGGGCGTTCGTGTACGTGCCGCGTGGCGTCGAGGTGGAGCTGCCGCTGGGCAGCTTCCGCGTGATGAGCGAGGCGGGGACGTACACCGCGACCCGCACCCTGGTCGTGGCCGAGGAGAACGCGCAGGTGACGTTCATCGACGAGCAGGACAGCGAGGAACTGCCCGAGACCTACGCGATCGGCGCGGTGGAACTCGTCGTGAAGGACGGGGCGCGCGTGCGGTACGTCAGCATCCAGAACTGGGGCAAGGGGGTGACGCACATCCAGCGCCAGCGCGGCGACGTGGGCCGCGACGCCACCCTGAACTCGCTGGTCGTGACGATGGGCGGCACACTCTCGCGCACCGAGATGCAGAGCTACCTGCGCGGGCAGGGCAGCGACAGCGAGATGCTGGCCCTGTACTTCGCCAACGAGGATCAGCACTTCGACCACTACACGTTGCAGCACCACGCCGCCGCCAACGCGCACAGCGACCTGCTGTACAAGGGCGTCAGCGACGACCGCAGCGTGGGCGTGTTCAGCGGCATGATCAAGGTGGATCTGGGCGCGCAGAAGACCGACGCGTACCAGAAGCACCGCACCCTGATGCTGAGCAGCGAGGCCCGCAACTTCAGCGTGCCGCAGCTGGAGATCAACGCGAACGACGTGCGCTGCTCGCACGGCAGCACGACCGGCCCCGTCGATCAGGAGGCGCTGTTCTTCCTGCGCTCGCGCGGCATCCGCCGGGAACTCGCCGAGAAGATGCTCGTCACGGCATTCCTGGAGGACGTGCTCACCCGTGTGCCCCTCAAGAGCGTCGTGGAATACATCGAGGGCATCATCGCCAAGAAGGTCGGCGCGGCGTAA
- a CDS encoding pyridoxamine 5'-phosphate oxidase family protein, translating into MASKSLATLAKKMRGLDLCMMTTVTSYGHLASRPMSNNGEVEYDGTSYFFTWADSRTAKDIEKNKHVQLNFRAEKGFLFVAVQGEATLKDDKGAMAEHWHRELEQWFKEGLDTPGLTMIEVKAKRVNWWGEDDGEIEL; encoded by the coding sequence ATGGCAAGTAAATCCCTGGCGACCCTGGCGAAAAAGATGCGCGGCCTCGACCTGTGCATGATGACCACCGTGACCAGCTACGGCCACCTGGCATCCCGCCCCATGAGCAACAACGGTGAAGTCGAGTACGACGGCACCAGCTACTTCTTCACGTGGGCCGATTCCCGCACCGCGAAGGACATCGAGAAGAACAAGCACGTGCAGCTGAACTTCCGCGCGGAGAAGGGCTTCCTGTTCGTGGCCGTGCAGGGCGAGGCGACCCTGAAGGACGACAAAGGCGCCATGGCGGAGCACTGGCACAGGGAACTGGAGCAGTGGTTCAAGGAGGGCCTGGACACGCCCGGCCTGACCATGATCGAGGTGAAGGCCAAGCGCGTGAACTGGTGGGGCGAGGACGACGGCGAGATTGAACTGTAG
- a CDS encoding ATP-grasp domain-containing protein: MTQAAWRVVFPADYFTARQPDEAFADQAEMFAALGWGVSTFAFDADRRFRPALEPGETVLYRGWMLTGDAYSEVDEAVTAAGATLATSPSAYLAAHHIPNWVPLLEALTPETVCFSDLTGLEGQLAGLGWDAFFVKDYVKSLKTGDGSVITRPEQIGELMSRMEQFRGQIEGGVCVRRFEALEPGTETRYFVRDGHAFAADGRALPDIVLTVAGRISSPFFSVDVARRADGMWRVVEIGDGQVSDLVGWTAEQFSAVWADAQPA; this comes from the coding sequence ATGACCCAGGCAGCGTGGCGCGTCGTGTTTCCCGCCGATTACTTCACCGCCCGGCAGCCGGACGAGGCGTTCGCGGATCAGGCGGAGATGTTCGCCGCCCTCGGCTGGGGCGTGTCCACGTTCGCCTTCGACGCGGATCGCCGCTTCCGTCCCGCGCTGGAGCCCGGAGAGACGGTGCTGTACCGGGGCTGGATGCTCACCGGAGATGCTTACAGCGAAGTTGACGAGGCCGTCACCGCTGCCGGCGCGACCCTCGCCACATCTCCTTCGGCATATCTGGCAGCGCACCACATCCCCAACTGGGTTCCGCTGCTGGAGGCGCTGACGCCGGAGACGGTGTGCTTCAGCGACCTGACCGGCCTGGAAGGTCAGCTGGCCGGTCTGGGGTGGGACGCGTTCTTCGTCAAGGATTACGTGAAGTCCCTGAAGACCGGGGACGGCAGCGTCATCACCCGCCCGGAGCAGATCGGGGAACTCATGTCACGCATGGAGCAGTTCCGGGGGCAGATCGAGGGCGGCGTGTGCGTGCGCCGGTTCGAGGCCCTGGAGCCCGGCACCGAGACGCGGTACTTCGTGCGGGACGGTCACGCCTTCGCGGCGGATGGGCGCGCCCTACCGGACATCGTGCTGACGGTCGCCGGGCGCATCTCCTCACCGTTCTTCTCGGTGGATGTGGCCCGGCGTGCGGATGGCATGTGGCGCGTCGTGGAGATCGGGGACGGTCAGGTGTCGGATCTGGTCGGATGGACGGCGGAACAGTTCAGCGCCGTGTGGGCCGACGCGCAGCCCGCTTAA
- a CDS encoding cupin domain-containing protein, with protein MPADLLPLPLTGRVPNNALPVRVYRAALKGRTPREIEAHLAARDWTKAWRNGIYPFHHYHSTAHEVLVVARGHATVTLGGEGGPQLAVGEGDVLLLPAGTGHRNDGSSADLLVIGAYAGGREWDTCRPEATDPDAARARIAGVPAWTQEPAE; from the coding sequence ATGCCCGCCGATCTGCTGCCCCTGCCCTTGACCGGCCGCGTGCCGAACAACGCCCTCCCCGTGCGCGTCTACCGCGCTGCCCTGAAGGGCAGGACTCCCAGAGAGATCGAGGCGCACCTCGCCGCGCGCGACTGGACAAAGGCGTGGCGCAACGGCATCTACCCCTTCCACCACTACCACTCGACCGCGCACGAGGTGCTGGTGGTCGCGCGCGGGCACGCCACGGTCACGCTGGGCGGCGAGGGCGGCCCGCAACTCGCGGTGGGGGAGGGCGACGTGCTGCTCCTGCCCGCCGGCACCGGGCACCGCAACGACGGCAGCAGCGCCGACCTGCTCGTGATCGGCGCGTACGCGGGCGGCCGGGAGTGGGACACCTGCCGCCCAGAGGCCACCGATCCCGACGCCGCCCGCGCCCGGATCGCGGGGGTGCCCGCGTGGACGCAGGAACCCGCGGAATGA
- a CDS encoding HD domain-containing protein — protein sequence MTALADQVAFLLACDRLKAVTRTTFLHDGTRAENSAEHSWHLALMAVTLAEHAPPGTDVNHVIRLLLVHDLVEIHAGDLHFAAPPAEHASQAQAEDEAAHTLFGLLPEPQRADVHALHAEFVARATPEARFARALDALQPLLLTWGAGGMGCAEREPDLTATRVLALKEHALRDFPALWTLAQEVVAGAVEAGTLPA from the coding sequence ATGACCGCGCTGGCCGATCAGGTGGCCTTCCTGCTCGCATGCGACCGCCTGAAGGCCGTGACCCGCACGACCTTCCTGCACGACGGCACCCGCGCGGAGAACAGCGCCGAGCACTCCTGGCACCTCGCCCTGATGGCCGTGACGCTCGCGGAGCACGCGCCCCCCGGCACGGACGTGAACCACGTGATCCGCCTGCTGCTCGTGCACGACCTCGTGGAGATCCACGCGGGTGACCTGCACTTCGCCGCGCCCCCGGCTGAGCACGCCTCGCAGGCGCAGGCTGAGGATGAGGCCGCGCACACGCTGTTCGGCCTGCTGCCGGAGCCCCAGCGGGCCGACGTCCACGCCCTGCACGCCGAGTTCGTGGCCCGCGCTACCCCCGAGGCGCGCTTTGCCCGCGCGCTCGATGCCCTCCAGCCCCTGCTCCTGACGTGGGGTGCGGGAGGCATGGGCTGCGCGGAGCGGGAACCTGACCTGACCGCCACGCGCGTGCTGGCGCTGAAGGAACACGCCCTGCGGGACTTCCCGGCGCTGTGGACGCTGGCGCAGGAGGTCGTGGCGGGTGCGGTGGAAGCGGGAACGCTGCCTGCGTGA
- the sufB gene encoding Fe-S cluster assembly protein SufB, whose amino-acid sequence MTINPEVNDINAGYEYGWSNPERYAVKAPKGLRRDVVEMISKAKDEPQWMLDFRLKALDIFLSKPMPTWGADLSGLDLDEIYYYIKPEGANARSWDDVPDDVKQTFERLGIPEAERAALAGVGAQYESEMVYHNLKEEWEKLGVVFLSIEDGLKEYPELFREHFATIIPPEDNKFAAINSAVWSGGSFVYVPKGVKVDIPLQTYFRINAESSGQFERTLIIIDEGAQAHYIEGCTAPAYSSDSFHSGVIEIVVKEGARFRYSTIQNWSHNVYNLVTQRAAVYGNGVMEWVDGNLGSKVTMKYPACYLLEEGARGEVLSIAMAGRGQHQDAGAKIVHFAPHTSGTIVSKSISKDSGRSSYRGLVKIYEGAKGSKTNVECDALLLDDEARTDTYPYIEIEEKDASVGHEATVSKINDDQILYLQSRGLSEDEAAGLIVRGFIEPIAKELPLEYAVELNRLIELEMEGSVG is encoded by the coding sequence ATGACCATCAATCCTGAAGTCAATGACATCAACGCCGGCTACGAGTACGGCTGGAGCAACCCCGAACGCTACGCCGTGAAGGCCCCCAAGGGCCTGCGCCGCGACGTGGTCGAGATGATCAGCAAGGCCAAGGACGAACCCCAGTGGATGCTGGACTTCCGCCTCAAGGCGCTGGACATCTTCCTGAGCAAGCCCATGCCTACGTGGGGCGCTGACCTGAGCGGCCTGGATCTGGACGAGATCTACTACTACATCAAGCCCGAGGGCGCGAACGCCCGCTCGTGGGACGACGTGCCGGACGACGTGAAACAGACCTTCGAGCGCCTGGGTATCCCCGAGGCCGAACGCGCCGCGCTGGCCGGTGTCGGTGCCCAGTACGAATCCGAGATGGTGTACCACAACCTCAAGGAGGAGTGGGAGAAGCTCGGCGTGGTCTTCCTGAGCATCGAGGACGGCCTCAAGGAGTACCCGGAGCTGTTCCGCGAGCACTTCGCCACGATCATCCCGCCCGAGGACAACAAGTTCGCGGCCATCAACTCCGCCGTGTGGTCGGGCGGCTCCTTCGTGTACGTGCCCAAGGGCGTTAAGGTGGACATCCCCCTCCAGACGTACTTCCGCATCAACGCCGAGAGCAGCGGCCAGTTCGAACGCACCCTGATCATCATCGACGAGGGCGCGCAGGCCCACTACATCGAGGGCTGCACCGCCCCCGCGTACTCCAGCGACTCCTTCCACTCCGGCGTGATCGAGATCGTCGTGAAGGAAGGCGCACGCTTCCGCTACAGCACCATCCAGAACTGGAGCCACAACGTCTACAACCTCGTGACCCAGCGCGCTGCCGTGTACGGCAACGGCGTCATGGAATGGGTGGACGGCAACCTGGGCAGCAAGGTCACCATGAAGTACCCCGCGTGCTACCTGCTCGAAGAGGGCGCGCGCGGCGAAGTCCTGAGCATCGCCATGGCCGGGCGCGGCCAGCACCAGGACGCCGGCGCGAAGATCGTGCACTTCGCCCCGCACACCAGCGGCACCATCGTGTCCAAGAGCATCAGCAAGGACTCGGGCCGCTCCTCCTACCGTGGCCTCGTCAAGATCTACGAGGGCGCGAAGGGTTCCAAGACCAACGTGGAATGCGACGCCCTGCTCCTCGACGACGAGGCCCGCACCGACACCTACCCTTACATCGAGATCGAGGAAAAGGACGCCAGCGTCGGCCACGAGGCGACCGTGTCCAAGATCAACGACGACCAGATCCTGTACCTCCAGAGCCGCGGCCTGAGCGAGGACGAGGCCGCCGGCCTGATCGTGCGCGGCTTCATTGAGCCGATCGCCAAGGAACTGCCGCTGGAGTACGCCGTGGAACTGAACCGGCTGATCGAGCTGGAAATGGAAGGCAGCGTCGGTTGA
- a CDS encoding PIN domain-containing protein — MTLYCLDTNVISAVMAGDQAVIKRWVGATREGHGVSLSAVTYYEVKRGLDLPRLARKYAAFQGIVAQSQILIPNLPTYDVAAQIYQDLKVSGTPIEDADILIAATALAFGATLVTRNIKHMQRITGLSLESWHAEKEQQ; from the coding sequence TTGACGCTGTACTGCCTCGACACCAACGTGATCAGTGCGGTCATGGCCGGCGATCAGGCGGTGATCAAGCGTTGGGTCGGGGCAACCAGGGAAGGGCACGGCGTGTCGTTGAGCGCCGTGACGTACTACGAGGTCAAGCGTGGGCTGGATCTGCCGCGTCTGGCCCGGAAATACGCGGCGTTCCAGGGCATCGTGGCGCAGAGCCAGATCCTGATTCCGAACCTGCCCACGTACGACGTCGCGGCGCAGATCTATCAGGATCTGAAGGTCAGCGGCACGCCGATTGAGGACGCCGACATCCTGATCGCCGCGACGGCCCTGGCGTTCGGGGCGACCCTCGTGACAAGGAACATCAAACACATGCAGCGCATCACTGGCCTGAGCCTCGAGAGCTGGCATGCCGAAAAGGAGCAACAATGA
- a CDS encoding MotA/TolQ/ExbB proton channel family protein has translation MNVLDLIRAAGPLLWVLLLLSVYVVYLVAVRAQVLSRLGRDAGALIERARAVTAESGPAAALAEIDRAAHPSPAVSVLRAGLSRADRGVDAATSAMQGALIVEEDRLYTGLSALGTAAQVAPLLGLLGTVIGMVRSFLVFSQTTAPTPEQLATGISEALINTAGGLIVAIVAYVARGALRARADRIATQAERVREELPGWLRRPEVSLSFDDMLPGGVRR, from the coding sequence GTGAATGTCCTCGACCTGATTCGCGCTGCCGGGCCGCTGCTGTGGGTGCTGCTGCTGCTGTCCGTGTATGTCGTCTACCTGGTCGCCGTCCGCGCCCAGGTGCTCTCGCGGCTCGGTCGGGACGCCGGCGCCCTGATCGAGCGTGCCCGCGCCGTCACCGCCGAGAGTGGCCCGGCGGCGGCCCTGGCCGAGATCGATCGCGCCGCTCACCCCAGTCCGGCCGTGAGCGTGCTGCGGGCCGGCCTGAGCCGCGCCGACCGGGGTGTGGACGCCGCCACCAGCGCCATGCAGGGGGCCCTGATCGTCGAGGAAGACCGCCTGTACACCGGCCTGAGCGCGCTGGGCACCGCCGCGCAGGTCGCGCCGCTGCTGGGCCTGCTGGGCACCGTGATCGGTATGGTGCGCTCATTCCTGGTGTTCAGCCAGACGACCGCGCCCACGCCCGAGCAGCTGGCCACCGGGATCAGCGAGGCGCTGATCAACACGGCGGGCGGCCTGATCGTGGCCATCGTGGCGTACGTGGCGCGTGGGGCGCTGCGGGCCCGCGCCGACCGGATCGCCACGCAGGCCGAGCGTGTGCGTGAGGAGCTGCCCGGCTGGCTGCGCCGCCCCGAGGTCTCGCTGAGCTTCGACGACATGCTGCCCGGGGGGGTTCGGCGGTGA
- a CDS encoding VOC family protein has protein sequence MRLNHLNLSVTDVAACVELFETYFGFTRSDMPVNEHMAFLHDESGFLLSMFRAKTVEYPKSFHIGFLQDTPEQVHAIRARLLEGGYAVPEPQQNHGRLTFYFDAPGGFVVEVESFLG, from the coding sequence ATGCGCCTCAACCACCTGAACCTCAGCGTCACCGACGTGGCCGCGTGCGTCGAACTGTTCGAGACGTATTTCGGCTTCACCCGCTCGGACATGCCCGTGAACGAGCACATGGCCTTCCTGCACGACGAGAGCGGCTTCCTGCTGTCCATGTTCCGCGCGAAGACGGTGGAGTACCCCAAGTCCTTCCACATCGGCTTCCTGCAGGACACGCCCGAGCAGGTGCACGCCATCCGCGCGCGGCTGCTGGAGGGCGGGTACGCCGTGCCGGAGCCCCAGCAGAACCACGGACGGCTGACCTTCTACTTCGACGCGCCGGGCGGCTTCGTGGTGGAGGTCGAGTCGTTCCTGGGCTGA
- the sufC gene encoding Fe-S cluster assembly ATPase SufC encodes MTEHSAPHQLEIRNLHATVGDMEILKGIDLIVPRGELHAVMGPNGNGKSTLAKVIVGDPEYTVTQGEVLVDGVNILEMEPDERARLGVFLAFQYPVEIPGVTIANFLRLAMQARKAEGEEVSFTEFYGKLQSALKTLEWDESIVERYLNAGFSGGEKKRNEILQMLMLDPNYIIMDETDSGLDVDALKIVAKGVNSMRGENLGGLIITHYQRLLDYIVPDKVHIILNGKVVQSGGPELAKKMDTEGYDWVKELATA; translated from the coding sequence ATGACCGAACACAGCGCCCCCCACCAGCTCGAGATCCGCAACCTGCACGCCACCGTCGGCGACATGGAGATCCTCAAGGGCATTGACCTGATCGTCCCCAGGGGCGAACTGCACGCCGTCATGGGTCCGAACGGCAACGGCAAGAGCACCCTCGCCAAGGTCATCGTCGGCGACCCCGAGTACACCGTCACCCAGGGCGAGGTGCTCGTCGACGGCGTGAACATCCTCGAGATGGAACCCGACGAGCGGGCCCGCCTGGGCGTCTTCCTGGCCTTCCAGTACCCCGTCGAGATCCCCGGCGTCACCATCGCCAACTTCCTGCGCCTCGCCATGCAGGCCCGCAAGGCCGAGGGCGAGGAAGTGAGCTTCACCGAGTTCTACGGCAAGCTCCAGAGTGCCCTCAAGACCCTGGAATGGGACGAGAGCATCGTCGAACGCTACCTGAACGCCGGCTTCAGCGGCGGCGAGAAGAAGCGCAACGAGATCCTCCAGATGCTGATGCTCGACCCCAACTACATCATCATGGACGAGACCGACTCGGGCCTCGACGTCGACGCGCTGAAGATCGTCGCCAAGGGCGTGAACTCCATGCGCGGCGAGAACCTCGGCGGCCTGATCATCACCCACTACCAGCGCCTGCTCGACTACATCGTGCCCGACAAGGTGCACATCATCCTCAACGGCAAGGTCGTCCAGAGCGGCGGCCCTGAGCTGGCGAAGAAGATGGACACCGAAGGCTACGACTGGGTCAAGGAACTGGCGACGGCGTAA